The Streptomyces sp. NBC_00775 genome includes the window GTCGTCCTCAACATCGACTGGGGCCTGGAGGGCAACTACTCCCGCAGCTACGTCCGGGGCCTCGACGACGAACTGGCCGCCCACGACCACGTCCTCCTCGTCCGCCATGGACACCACACCCCCCAGGCGACCCAGCAGGTCCTCGACACGATCGCCCCCCGCGCCGTCCTCCGGTTCGGCGAGCCCTACCTGACCGGCCATGAACTGGACGACCGCGGCGGCGGCTGGCGGGACGGCCTCGCCGCCCACGCCGCCCTGCAGATCCGCCACCTCGCCGAGCACGGCCACACCCGCATGGCGCTGGCCCTGCCGGACAGCGGCACCCCGCTGGCCGAGGCGCGGCTGCGGTTCGCCGGCCAGACCGCGGCGGCGCTGGGCCTGGCTCCCCTCGCCTCGTTCGTCGTGCCCCGGCCGAGGAGCGCGGGCACCAGTGCCGTACGGGAGTTCCGGGCCGCCCACCCCGGTGTCACGGCCATCGCCGGCTTCAACGACGACGTCGCCCTGCGCACCCTGACCACGCTGCACGACCTCGGCCTCAGCGTCCCCGGC containing:
- a CDS encoding LacI family DNA-binding transcriptional regulator; this encodes MGGSGRVTLNDVAAASGVSRATVSFVLNNAPNQTISAATRERVQQAASDLGYVPHGVARALREGASRVVVLNIDWGLEGNYSRSYVRGLDDELAAHDHVLLVRHGHHTPQATQQVLDTIAPRAVLRFGEPYLTGHELDDRGGGWRDGLAAHAALQIRHLAEHGHTRMALALPDSGTPLAEARLRFAGQTAAALGLAPLASFVVPRPRSAGTSAVREFRAAHPGVTAIAGFNDDVALRTLTTLHDLGLSVPGDVAVIGYDDTEYGELVTPALTTVHIDAEAHGRLAARTALGLDTGGLVPVPARIIVRDSV